From Etheostoma spectabile isolate EspeVRDwgs_2016 chromosome 19, UIUC_Espe_1.0, whole genome shotgun sequence, the proteins below share one genomic window:
- the LOC116707080 gene encoding uncharacterized protein LOC116707080, with protein sequence MNRSLITALILCWISVSGSESLTETVEGRPGGEVTLTCSNMSSREAPTFWLRVVNRTKASWISSMASSAGTPLYMVGNQDGKFHMSTNISTLFLQIKRVDVFDSGLYLCGFYIGGRFNSSTIHFNVKGSDKSRDDDDRKSEKCDGTVNLMSLVLGALTGLLFMIIIGLVVKNRKLQKAANEEQNPQQPENLDSGLKDAALSLYAATIRNRRPASEREVETHVVYAVRR encoded by the exons ATGAACCGGAGCCTGATAACAGCTTTGATTCTCT GCTGGATCTCTGTCTCAGGTTCTGAGTCTCTCACTGAGACTGTGGAGGGTCGGCCGGGTGGAGAAGTCACACTCACATGCTCCAACATGTCCAGCAGAGAGGCTCCAACATTCTGGTTGAGAGTGGTCAACAGAACCAAGGCCAGCTGGATCTCCTCCATGGCCAGCTCTGCAGGCACTCCTTTGTACATGGTTGGAAATCAAGATGGGAAATTCCACATGAGTACCAACATCTCCACTCTCTTTCTCCAAATCAAACGAGTGGATGTATTTGACTCTGGACTGTATTTATGTGGATTTTACATCGGAGGACGTTTTAATTCCAGCACAATACACTTCAATGTTAAAG gtAGCGATAAATCTCGTGATGATGACGACAGGAAGTCTGAAA AGTGTGATGGAACAGTAAACCTGATGAGTTTGGTCCTGGGCGCTCTGACTGGTCTCCTCTTCATGATCATCATCGGTCTGGTTGTTAAAAACAGGAAACTTCAGAAAG CTGCCAACGAAGAACAGAATCCACAACAGCCTGAG AATCTGGACTCTGGCCTGAAAGATGCAGCGCTGAGTTTGTATGCAGCAACAATAAGGAACAGGAGGCCTGCATCAGAGAGAGAAGTGGAGACTCATGTTGTTTATGCTGTCCGCAGATAG
- the LOC116707083 gene encoding uncharacterized protein LOC116707083, with translation MNRSLITALILCSISWISVSGSESLTETVEGRPGGEVTLTCSNMSSREAPTFWLRVVNRTKASWISTMTSSAGTPLYRVGNQDGKFHMSSNISTLFLQIKRVDVFDSGLYLCGFYIGGRFNSSTIHFNVKGNDKSRDDDDRKSEKSDGTVNLMSLVLGALTVLLFMIIIGLVVIIRKLQKAANEEQNPQQPENRAPEEVNYAAVAFRPKTRRTREVEPNVVYASTR, from the exons ATGAACCGGAGCCTGATAACAGCTTTAATTCTCTGCAGCATCA GCTGGATCTCTGTCTCAGGTTCTGAGTCTCTCACTGAGACTGTGGAGGGTCGGCCGGGTGGAGAAGTCACACTCACATGCTCCAACATGTCCAGCAGAGAGGCTCCAACATTCTGGTTGAGAGTGGTCAACAGAACCAAGGCCAGCTGGATCTCCACCATGACCAGCTCTGCAGGCACTCCTTTATACAGGGTTGGAAATCAAGATGGAAAATTCCACATGAGTAGCAACATCTCCACTCTCTTTCTCCAAATCAAACGAGTGGATGTATTTGACTCTGGACTGTATTTATGTGGATTTTACATCGGAGGACGTTTTAATTCCAGCACAATACACTTCAATGTTAAAG gtAACGATAAATCTCGTGATGATGACGACAGGAAGTCTGAAA AGTCTGATGGAACAGTAAACCTGATGAGTTTGGTCCTGGGCGCTCTGACCGTTCTCCTCTTCATGATCATCATCGGTCTGGTTGTTATAATCAGGAAACTTCAGAAAG CTGCCAATGAAGAACAGAATCCACAACAGCCTGAG AACCGGGCACCTGAAGAGGTGAACTACGCAGCTGTGGCTTTCCGTCCAAAAACAAGAAGAACAAGAGAAGTTGAGCCCAATGTTGTGTATGCTTCTACTAGATAG